The Pyrus communis chromosome 9, drPyrComm1.1, whole genome shotgun sequence genome has a segment encoding these proteins:
- the LOC137745132 gene encoding E3 ubiquitin-protein ligase RHF2A-like, translating to MEIPDKMEAEAESHMISAAAFVEGGIQEAYGEACSICLEEFCDGDPSVVTCCKHEFHLHCILEWCQRSSQCPMCWQPISLKDPCSQELLEGVERERRFRETARNAPIFHHPTLGDFQFQHLPVGTTNAELEERIIQHLAAAASMGRAHHHGRREGHRSRSSARGHPHISVPSTHSRSSPLGPVHAPGGDSEPAEITVASPSTPLTSDGDETSRMSTTYPSVQTDGISSLPSGSSSMHRNRQGNSSSNLSSTSHASSLNQDRAGPSELHSLSESLKSKFNSMSMRYKESFSRSTRGLKERLFSRSTSMSELSSEVRREVNAGIATVSRMMERLETRDNSTDNQSSGVNQTADDSAAEQNNQNRAGIRGENPLSDNNMPGTTCATGSASH from the exons ATGGAG ATTCCAGATAAAATGGAGGCAGAGGCTGAAAGTCATATGATATCAGCTGCTGCATTTGTGGAAGGGGGAATACAAGAGGCTTATGGCGAGGCCTGCAGCATATGCCTTGAGGAGTTTTGTGATGGTGATCCTTCAGTG GTTACTTGTTGCAAGCATGAGTTTCACCTCCACTGCATCCTTGAGTG GTGCCAGCGAAGCTCTCAATGTCCCATGTGTTGGCAACCCATTAGCTTGAAGGATCCTTGCAG CCAAGAATTACTGGAGGGAGTAGAAAGGGAGAGAAGATTTAGGGAGACAGCAAGAAATGCACCCATATTTCATCATCCCACCCTTggcgattttcaatttcagcat TTACCTGTGGGTACTACCAATGCTGAACTTGAAGAGCGCATAATTCAGCACttggctgctgctgcttctaTGGGAAGGGCCCACCACCATGGTAGAAGGGAAGGCCATAGGAGCCGATCATCTGCTCGTGGTCATCCACACATCTCAGTACCTTCTACTCATTCTAGGTCATCTCCTCTTGGTCCTGTTCATGCCCCCGGAGGAGACAGTGAACCAGCTGAAATAACTGTAGCAAGTCCATCTACCCCACTTACATCAGATGGAGACGAAACATCACGAATGAGCACAACATATCCTTCTGTTCAGACAGATGGAATTTCTTCCTTGCCATCTGGGTCTTCAAGCATGCATAGAAATCGTCAAGGAAATTCCTCTAGCAATTT GAGCTCTACTAGCCATGCCTCCTCGTTGAATCAGGACAGAGCAGGACCATCAGAACTTCACTCTCTTTCAGAGTCTCTGAAATCTAAGTTTAATTCTATGTCAATGAG GTACAAGGAATCGTTTTCGAGGAGTACACGAGGATTGAAGGAGAGGCTGTTCTCTCGTAGCACTTCTATGTCGGAACTCAGTTCTGAAGTCCGTAGAGAGGTTAATGCTGGAATTGCCACCGTATCTCGAATGATGGAGCGCCTTGAGACAAGAGATAATAGTACGGACAACCAGTCTTCTGGAGTGAATCAGACTGCAGATGATTCTGCTGCAGAGCAGAACAACCAGAACCGTGCAGGGATTCGTGGAGAAAACCCTTTGAGTGACAACAATATGCCTGGTACTACATGTGCCACAGGTTCTGCTTCACATTGA